The following coding sequences lie in one Lolium perenne isolate Kyuss_39 chromosome 2, Kyuss_2.0, whole genome shotgun sequence genomic window:
- the LOC127336552 gene encoding uncharacterized protein isoform X1, which produces MQTDGASCGLFMINFMEYWTGDMLTDHVIQEDMNEFRPKLAAILYDSELNKIKGSPIYAQSDKEENGSDSDIVVLPNPKRPYSSDVAEDDRVKEKRPILVHMMPTDPRMLVHELCKYIMSIQDAKLLEQEWVRSSKPYPIGLNLKKIQEILRVDRPMDNDCFNLGVRIVACDEILQMVETDVHYMDLRFCTAMVDSTRGHKWRVKPNIQSLATLFDSWPGTPYKISSRKLVLLPYASRGHFNLFSIDKQASSVSILDPLSVFPSLESKMVRSHNLQLKLQRIAIYLSDALALAQPGWDADIFSWPRTSPVGIPENPDSNASGYFVFYIMLSWNGKELVHPICTDGYELRKNFLIHVLKCHENEAEENIPAIVHQYLRSIKE; this is translated from the exons ATGCAGACTGATGG TGCATCATGTGGGTTGTTCATGATAAATTTTATGGAATATTGGACGGGCGATATGCTGACTGACCATGTCATACAG GAAGATATGAATGAATTCCGACCAAAATTAGCTGCCATATTGTATGATTCAGAACTGAATAAGATAAAAGGTAGCCCGATATACGCACAATCTGACAAAGAAGAAAATGGATCTGATTCTGATATTGTGGTGCTGCCGAATCCAAAGCGACCATACTCATCCGATGTAGCCGAAGATGATAGAGTCAAAGAAAAGCGTCCTATTCTGGTCCACATGATGCCCACGGATCCACGCATGTTAGTTCACGAGCTTTGCAAATACATCATGTCGATTCAAGACGCCAAACTTTTGGA GCAGGAATGGGTTCGGAGTTCCAAACCTTATCCTATAGGCTTGAATCTTAAGAAAATCCAGGAAATACTCAGAGTTGACAGGCCCATGGACAATGATTGTTTCAACTTGGGAGTACGCATAGTGGCATGCGATGAGATCCTGCAGATGGTAGAAACTGATGTGCACTACATGGATCTACGTTTTTGT ACGGCGATGGTCGATTCCACCCGAGGTCACAAGTGGCGAGTAAAGCCAAATATTCAATCACTGGCAACATTGTTTGATAGTTGGCCCGGGACACCCTACAAAATCTCTTCACGCAAATTG GTTTTGCTTCCTTATGCATCCAGGGGACACTTTAACTTGTTCTCCATTGATAAGCAAGCATCTTCTGTATCTATTTTGGATCCTCTTTCGGTGTTTCCATCTCTAGAGAGTAAGATGGTTCGATCTCACAACTTGCAATTGAAGTTACAAAGAATTGCAATCTACCTAAGCGACGCACTCGCATTAGCACAACCTGGTTGGGATGCCGATATATTTTCCTGGCCACGTACATCACCAGTTGGTATTCCAGAAAATCCAGACAG TAATGCGTCAGGTTATTTCGTGTTTTACATTATGCTCTCATGGAATGGTAAAGAATTGGTTCATCCAATATGCACG GATGGTTACGAGTTGCGGAAGAACTTTTTGATACATGTTCTCAAGTGTCATGAAAATGAAGCAGAAGAAAATATCCCTGCCATTGTACACCAATATTTGAGAAGCATCAAGGAGTAG
- the LOC127336552 gene encoding uncharacterized protein isoform X2, with protein sequence MNEFRPKLAAILYDSELNKIKGSPIYAQSDKEENGSDSDIVVLPNPKRPYSSDVAEDDRVKEKRPILVHMMPTDPRMLVHELCKYIMSIQDAKLLEQEWVRSSKPYPIGLNLKKIQEILRVDRPMDNDCFNLGVRIVACDEILQMVETDVHYMDLRFCTAMVDSTRGHKWRVKPNIQSLATLFDSWPGTPYKISSRKLVLLPYASRGHFNLFSIDKQASSVSILDPLSVFPSLESKMVRSHNLQLKLQRIAIYLSDALALAQPGWDADIFSWPRTSPVGIPENPDSNASGYFVFYIMLSWNGKELVHPICTDGYELRKNFLIHVLKCHENEAEENIPAIVHQYLRSIKE encoded by the exons ATGAATGAATTCCGACCAAAATTAGCTGCCATATTGTATGATTCAGAACTGAATAAGATAAAAGGTAGCCCGATATACGCACAATCTGACAAAGAAGAAAATGGATCTGATTCTGATATTGTGGTGCTGCCGAATCCAAAGCGACCATACTCATCCGATGTAGCCGAAGATGATAGAGTCAAAGAAAAGCGTCCTATTCTGGTCCACATGATGCCCACGGATCCACGCATGTTAGTTCACGAGCTTTGCAAATACATCATGTCGATTCAAGACGCCAAACTTTTGGA GCAGGAATGGGTTCGGAGTTCCAAACCTTATCCTATAGGCTTGAATCTTAAGAAAATCCAGGAAATACTCAGAGTTGACAGGCCCATGGACAATGATTGTTTCAACTTGGGAGTACGCATAGTGGCATGCGATGAGATCCTGCAGATGGTAGAAACTGATGTGCACTACATGGATCTACGTTTTTGT ACGGCGATGGTCGATTCCACCCGAGGTCACAAGTGGCGAGTAAAGCCAAATATTCAATCACTGGCAACATTGTTTGATAGTTGGCCCGGGACACCCTACAAAATCTCTTCACGCAAATTG GTTTTGCTTCCTTATGCATCCAGGGGACACTTTAACTTGTTCTCCATTGATAAGCAAGCATCTTCTGTATCTATTTTGGATCCTCTTTCGGTGTTTCCATCTCTAGAGAGTAAGATGGTTCGATCTCACAACTTGCAATTGAAGTTACAAAGAATTGCAATCTACCTAAGCGACGCACTCGCATTAGCACAACCTGGTTGGGATGCCGATATATTTTCCTGGCCACGTACATCACCAGTTGGTATTCCAGAAAATCCAGACAG TAATGCGTCAGGTTATTTCGTGTTTTACATTATGCTCTCATGGAATGGTAAAGAATTGGTTCATCCAATATGCACG GATGGTTACGAGTTGCGGAAGAACTTTTTGATACATGTTCTCAAGTGTCATGAAAATGAAGCAGAAGAAAATATCCCTGCCATTGTACACCAATATTTGAGAAGCATCAAGGAGTAG